Proteins co-encoded in one Erinaceus europaeus chromosome X, mEriEur2.1, whole genome shotgun sequence genomic window:
- the LOC103128377 gene encoding ferritin heavy chain-like, whose protein sequence is MEAQPPPPPPPPRVRPSCYSNCEYSINMQINLELYASSVYLSMSCYFGRDDVALRHLAQFFLRLSSEERAHAEKLIQFQHQRGVHTNLPDIHVCDDWETGPKAMNFALSLEKHVNQNLSNLHKLATDMNDTQLCDFLNNHYLHVQVKSINNQTKLRTPEEDLAEYFFHKLTLDD, encoded by the coding sequence ATGGAGGCCcaaccgccgccgccgccgccaccaccacgaGTGCGCCCGAGCTGTTACTCCAACTGTGAGTACTCCATCAACATGCAGATCAACTTGGAGCTCTACGCCTCCTCCGTCTATCTGTCCATGAGCTGCTATTTCGGGCGTGATGATGTTGCTTTGAGACACTTAGCCCAGTTCTTTCTGCGCCTGTCGAGCGAGGAGAGAGCACACGCTGAGAAGCTGATTCAGTTCCAGCACCAGCGCGGGGTGCACACCAATCTCCCTGACATCCATGTGTGTGATGACTGGGAGACTGGACCAAAGGCCATGAATTTTGCCCTCAGCCTAGAGAAGCATGTGAATCAGAACCTGTCCAATCTGCACAAACTGGCCACCGATATGAATGATACCCAATTGTGTGACTTCCTGAACAACCACTATCTGCATGTTCAAGTCAAGTCCATTAATAACCAGACAAAATTGAGGACCCCAGAAGAGGACCTGGCAGAGTACTTCTTTCACAAGCTTACCCTGGATGACTAA